Proteins from a genomic interval of Deltaproteobacteria bacterium:
- a CDS encoding SDR family NAD(P)-dependent oxidoreductase, translated as MKLDGNTILLTGGTSGIGLALAEELVKRGNTVIVTGRDQAKLDAAKQKVPQLNVIQSDVGRASEIDALFAKVMQDFPKLNVLINNAGVMRTINLHKDSPSPEDLTKEIDINLNGPIWMVRKFLPHLKQQASAAIVNVTSGLAFVPLPTSPVYCATKAGLHSFTLSLRTQLKLTNVKVFELAPPATKTELLRKESDPEDLKGVTVMEVPDLIRATMKGLESDTFEIRPGQSNQLRFMNRLAPGFIHAQLSKPVDRMLAK; from the coding sequence ATGAAGCTCGACGGAAACACCATCCTGCTCACCGGCGGAACCAGCGGCATTGGCCTGGCGCTCGCCGAGGAGCTCGTGAAGCGCGGCAACACGGTCATCGTCACCGGCCGCGATCAGGCCAAGCTCGACGCTGCCAAGCAGAAGGTGCCGCAGCTCAACGTCATCCAGAGCGACGTGGGCCGCGCCAGCGAAATCGACGCGCTCTTCGCCAAGGTGATGCAGGACTTCCCCAAGCTGAACGTGCTCATCAACAACGCGGGCGTGATGCGCACCATCAACCTGCACAAGGACTCGCCCTCGCCCGAGGATCTCACCAAAGAGATCGACATCAACCTCAACGGGCCCATCTGGATGGTGCGCAAGTTCCTGCCCCACCTGAAGCAGCAGGCGAGCGCGGCGATCGTGAACGTCACGTCGGGCCTGGCGTTCGTGCCGCTGCCCACCTCCCCGGTCTACTGCGCCACCAAGGCCGGGCTGCACTCGTTCACGCTCTCGCTGCGCACGCAGCTCAAGCTGACGAACGTGAAGGTCTTCGAGCTCGCGCCGCCCGCAACCAAGACGGAGCTGCTCAGGAAGGAGTCCGACCCCGAGGACCTGAAGGGCGTGACGGTCATGGAGGTTCCCGATCTCATCCGCGCGACCATGAAGGGGCTCGAATCGGACACCTTCGAGATCCGGCCGGGCCAGTCGAATCAGCTGCGATTCATGAATCGCCTGGCGCCCGGCTTCATCCACGCCCAGCTCAGCAAGCCGGTCGATCGGATGCTGGCCAAGTAG
- a CDS encoding endo alpha-1,4 polygalactosaminidase, translated as MRLPQVPFALVALTVAGCSGSTTSTVSSSGSTASSSTSGSTTSSTAGGSTASSSTSSGTSGTSATSSSSGGGGTTATSISSGTSSGSTSTGSSGSSTTGSAWWRPGTGTLPWQWELDHEIDTTNAQDMGTGDTSYTGAPALAPVVYDIDGFDNSAADVAALHALGLKAICYIEVGALENYRSDASQFPSNVQGHAVSGYPSEHYLDITSPTVVSLIEARIDLCAQKGFDGVEPDIDDSYTDSTGFNITEAANVSYLATLSDYAHRLGLAWGLKNGGDGGTPTQFVADMIPHVDFAVIEEPFY; from the coding sequence ATGCGCCTTCCTCAAGTACCGTTCGCCCTGGTCGCTTTGACGGTCGCGGGATGCAGCGGGTCGACCACGTCCACGGTATCGTCGAGCGGCTCGACGGCCAGCTCGTCCACGAGCGGCTCCACGACGAGCTCGACAGCGGGCGGCTCAACAGCCAGCTCGTCCACGAGCAGCGGCACCTCGGGCACCAGCGCGACCTCGAGCAGCAGCGGCGGCGGCGGCACGACCGCAACGAGCATCAGCTCGGGCACGAGCAGCGGCAGCACGTCCACCGGCTCGTCGGGAAGCTCCACGACCGGCAGCGCCTGGTGGCGGCCCGGCACCGGCACGCTCCCCTGGCAGTGGGAGCTCGATCACGAAATCGACACCACCAACGCGCAGGACATGGGCACGGGCGACACGTCCTACACCGGCGCGCCAGCGCTGGCGCCGGTGGTCTACGACATCGACGGCTTCGACAACTCCGCCGCCGACGTGGCCGCCCTGCACGCGCTCGGATTGAAAGCGATTTGTTACATCGAGGTGGGCGCGCTCGAGAACTATCGCTCGGATGCGTCGCAGTTCCCCTCGAACGTGCAAGGCCATGCCGTGTCCGGCTACCCGAGCGAGCACTACCTGGACATCACCTCGCCCACGGTGGTGAGCCTCATCGAGGCCCGCATCGACCTGTGCGCGCAGAAGGGCTTTGACGGCGTCGAGCCCGACATTGACGACAGCTACACCGACAGCACCGGCTTCAACATCACCGAGGCCGCGAACGTGAGCTACCTGGCCACGCTCTCCGACTACGCGCACAGGCTCGGGCTCGCGTGGGGCCTCAAGAACGGCGGCGACGGCGGTACGCCCACGCAGTTCGTGGCCGACATGATTCCGCACGTCGACTTTGCAGTGATCGAAGAGCCGTTCTACTGA
- a CDS encoding tetratricopeptide repeat protein gives MIASVVAAVLAASPATVPVTTSSTEALAEYRQALVLIDDQHLAAATAKLQHAIALDPHFATAHAQLASISNLQIADAELKLATADAAKLPEAERAQIELVAAGFHGQDAEARALRRKLVALAPGDWRAQLQLGLEAIVDRDWPRAIRELDAATKLEPKAGGALNMLGYAYMMSTRYDDAASVLRRYAALEPSEPNPHDSLAEALMNGGHLAESEAEFRKAVEVDPHFPQSWMAVGELRFMQGDWKGGEAALAKEYDADERLADKLAAELVLSEAQEAQGRVKEADATMAKALATGEAQRQPQMFARTNRAILATIDGKPDEALALTDAELKFLEKLEMDPKTKDLIRGAIVLTRLRAHALQRNAAESRADLAKLESLLASTSKQAFVASNLADGRGLAKLAAGDAKGAAASMQGCLAVDSICQWDLIQAQQAAGDRAGVEATRAKLSGLPIRNINYVYVLHALGITLASR, from the coding sequence ATGATCGCGTCCGTCGTCGCCGCCGTGCTCGCCGCCTCGCCGGCCACGGTGCCCGTCACCACGTCGTCCACCGAAGCGCTCGCCGAGTATCGCCAGGCGCTGGTGCTCATCGACGATCAACACCTCGCGGCTGCGACGGCCAAGCTCCAGCACGCCATCGCGCTCGATCCGCACTTCGCCACTGCGCACGCGCAGCTCGCCAGCATCAGCAATCTCCAGATCGCCGACGCCGAGCTGAAGCTGGCAACCGCGGACGCGGCCAAGCTGCCCGAAGCCGAGCGCGCGCAGATCGAGCTCGTGGCCGCGGGCTTTCACGGCCAGGACGCCGAGGCGCGCGCGCTGCGGCGCAAGCTGGTGGCGCTCGCGCCGGGCGATTGGCGCGCGCAGCTGCAGCTCGGGCTGGAAGCCATTGTCGATCGCGACTGGCCGCGCGCCATCCGCGAGCTCGACGCCGCGACCAAGCTCGAGCCCAAGGCCGGCGGCGCGCTGAACATGCTCGGCTACGCGTACATGATGTCCACGCGCTACGACGATGCGGCCTCCGTCCTTCGTCGCTACGCCGCGCTCGAGCCGAGCGAGCCGAATCCACACGACTCGCTCGCCGAGGCGCTCATGAACGGCGGCCACCTCGCCGAGTCGGAGGCCGAGTTCCGGAAGGCGGTCGAGGTCGATCCCCACTTCCCGCAATCCTGGATGGCGGTGGGCGAGCTGCGCTTCATGCAAGGTGATTGGAAGGGCGGGGAGGCCGCGCTGGCCAAGGAGTACGACGCCGACGAGCGCCTGGCAGACAAGCTCGCCGCGGAGCTGGTGCTCTCCGAAGCGCAAGAGGCGCAGGGCCGGGTGAAGGAGGCCGACGCCACGATGGCCAAGGCGCTGGCCACCGGTGAGGCGCAGCGTCAGCCGCAGATGTTCGCGCGGACCAACCGCGCCATTCTCGCAACGATCGACGGCAAGCCCGACGAGGCGCTCGCGCTCACCGACGCCGAGCTGAAGTTCCTCGAGAAGCTGGAGATGGATCCCAAGACGAAGGATCTGATCCGCGGCGCCATCGTGCTCACCCGGCTGCGCGCGCACGCGCTGCAGAGGAACGCGGCCGAGTCGCGGGCGGATCTGGCGAAGCTCGAGTCGCTCCTGGCCTCGACGTCGAAGCAGGCCTTCGTGGCCTCGAACCTCGCGGACGGCCGCGGGCTCGCGAAGCTTGCAGCGGGCGATGCGAAGGGCGCGGCGGCGTCGATGCAGGGTTGCCTGGCCGTCGACTCCATCTGCCAGTGGGATCTCATCCAGGCGCAGCAGGCCGCGGGCGATCGCGCGGGCGTGGAGGCCACGCGCGCGAAGCTCTCGGGCTTGCCCATTCGCAACATCAACTACGTGTACGTCCTGCACGCGCTGGGCATCACGCTCGCCAGCCGCTGA
- a CDS encoding antibiotic biosynthesis monooxygenase, which produces MVVFVYRWRLVPGKEDVYRAAWRKVTLGIRETQGGLGSRLHRAADGTWLAYAQWPSVEARERARAMGSPDPAASEAMRGCIAERFDELVLEVVDDLLPMQS; this is translated from the coding sequence ATGGTCGTCTTCGTCTACCGCTGGCGGCTCGTCCCCGGCAAAGAGGACGTGTACCGCGCGGCGTGGCGAAAGGTCACCCTCGGCATCCGCGAGACGCAGGGCGGCCTCGGCTCGCGTCTACACAGAGCCGCTGACGGCACCTGGCTGGCCTACGCCCAGTGGCCTTCGGTGGAAGCTCGCGAGCGCGCCCGGGCCATGGGCTCGCCAGATCCCGCCGCGAGCGAGGCCATGCGCGGCTGCATCGCCGAGCGGTTCGATGAGCTGGTGCTCGAGGTCGTCGACGACCTGCTGCCCATGCAGTCTTGA
- a CDS encoding DoxX family protein, which translates to MKRVLLVVMAAFYIGGGTLHLVRPDFYLPMMPSYLPAHDFLVLFSGLIEISLGVSVLIPKLRPYAAWAIIALLVAVFPANVNVALHDIAIFGAKEGAGWLNWLRLPLQPVLIAWAWWYTRK; encoded by the coding sequence ATGAAGCGCGTCCTGCTGGTCGTGATGGCCGCGTTCTACATCGGCGGCGGCACGCTGCATTTGGTGCGGCCCGATTTCTACTTGCCGATGATGCCGTCGTACCTGCCGGCGCATGACTTCCTGGTGCTCTTCTCAGGGCTCATCGAGATTTCACTGGGCGTGTCGGTGCTGATTCCCAAGCTGCGGCCGTATGCGGCGTGGGCGATCATCGCGCTGCTCGTCGCGGTGTTTCCCGCGAACGTGAACGTGGCGCTGCACGACATCGCCATCTTCGGCGCCAAGGAAGGCGCCGGCTGGCTCAACTGGCTGCGGCTGCCGCTTCAGCCGGTGCTCATCGCCTGGGCGTGGTGGTACACGCGCAAGTGA
- a CDS encoding dienelactone hydrolase family protein produces MRDNDSIDDIIEYQLRNGGLSRREFGALGLGAGLMAVLPSVPGAVDVVETDVDIKTPDGIADAYFVHPAKGASPGVLIWPDIFGLRPAFRQMGKRLAQAGYSVLVVNPFYRKKRAPTAPEHADFQDTKTRDLLMGLMGSLTPETSAVDAKAFVAFLDAQPSVDTRRKLGTMGYCMGGPLTLRTAAASPSRIGAGASFHGGNLVTDKPDSPHLLIPKITAHYLFAIAENDDQKQPEAKTVLRDAFAKAKLPAEIEVYAGTKHGWCPPDSQVYNPDAAEKAWTRLLALFKSALTQGS; encoded by the coding sequence ATGCGTGACAACGACTCAATCGACGACATCATCGAGTACCAACTCAGGAATGGTGGGCTGTCGCGGCGCGAGTTCGGCGCGCTCGGCCTGGGCGCAGGGTTGATGGCGGTGCTGCCGTCCGTGCCGGGCGCGGTGGACGTCGTCGAGACCGACGTGGACATCAAGACGCCCGACGGAATCGCGGACGCGTACTTCGTGCACCCGGCGAAGGGCGCGAGCCCCGGCGTGCTCATCTGGCCCGACATCTTCGGTTTGCGGCCCGCGTTCCGGCAGATGGGGAAGCGCCTGGCGCAGGCGGGCTATTCAGTACTGGTGGTGAATCCGTTCTATCGAAAGAAGCGTGCGCCCACCGCGCCCGAGCACGCCGACTTCCAGGACACAAAGACGCGCGACCTGCTCATGGGCCTCATGGGCTCGCTCACGCCGGAGACCTCGGCCGTGGACGCGAAGGCGTTCGTGGCGTTCCTCGACGCTCAGCCCTCGGTCGACACCAGGCGCAAGCTGGGGACCATGGGCTACTGCATGGGCGGACCGCTGACCCTGCGCACCGCCGCGGCATCCCCGAGCCGCATCGGCGCGGGGGCGTCGTTCCATGGCGGCAACCTCGTCACCGACAAGCCCGACAGCCCGCACCTGCTCATTCCAAAGATCACTGCACACTATCTCTTCGCGATTGCCGAGAACGACGACCAGAAGCAGCCCGAGGCGAAGACCGTCCTGCGCGACGCGTTCGCGAAGGCCAAGCTGCCCGCCGAGATCGAGGTCTACGCGGGCACGAAGCACGGTTGGTGTCCGCCAGACTCACAAGTGTACAACCCGGACGCTGCCGAGAAGGCGTGGACGCGCTTGCTCGCCTTGTTCAAGTCAGCACTCACCCAGGGTTCGTGA
- a CDS encoding TIGR02265 family protein: protein MPLDRNELRARIDMTRSSDMLRGSVFRALVGEVEKHLPLEDQRLVQIRKRYDKGALADLFNYPVSDWLEVLWDAADAVEPSYGTPVNALRAMGRAVADSFLSSVVGRLAQSIGANKKPMEMLFHAPAVYASGASYGKRTPIRIDDRHGLLKIREDFAPADYHVGMLQQGLGINGHKIQCKAHVYGLCEYDIEVEWVA, encoded by the coding sequence ATGCCCCTCGATCGCAACGAGCTCCGCGCGCGGATCGACATGACGCGCAGCTCGGACATGCTCCGCGGCAGCGTATTTCGCGCCCTCGTGGGCGAGGTGGAGAAGCACCTCCCGCTCGAGGATCAGCGGCTGGTGCAGATTCGCAAGCGCTACGACAAGGGCGCCCTCGCCGACCTCTTCAACTATCCCGTGAGCGACTGGCTCGAGGTGCTCTGGGACGCCGCTGACGCGGTGGAGCCCTCCTACGGCACCCCCGTGAACGCGCTGCGCGCCATGGGCAGGGCCGTCGCCGATTCGTTCCTCTCCTCGGTCGTGGGCCGGCTGGCGCAGAGCATCGGCGCCAACAAGAAGCCCATGGAGATGCTCTTCCACGCGCCGGCGGTGTACGCGAGCGGCGCGTCGTACGGAAAGCGCACGCCCATTCGCATCGACGATCGGCACGGACTGCTCAAGATCCGCGAGGACTTCGCGCCCGCCGATTACCACGTGGGCATGCTGCAGCAGGGCCTGGGCATCAACGGCCACAAGATCCAGTGCAAGGCCCACGTCTACGGATTGTGCGAGTACGACATCGAGGTCGAGTGGGTCGCCTGA
- a CDS encoding FBP domain-containing protein has product MFRLENEDTLLATFRPKDREAVRLAPEVKFPTIVRHYLAWVHPAGGRVFLVFQVPGGAPTGIVFDTSDGADPSVPQMCDWCHNSAPGTGVGLLTARRNAKKNVGVHICSDLSCRQKLEEDADRRGVSVLPMMEKLVQRMGRFASEALQIDLSGAGR; this is encoded by the coding sequence ATGTTCCGCCTCGAAAACGAAGACACCCTGCTCGCCACGTTCCGTCCCAAGGACCGCGAGGCCGTGCGGCTCGCGCCGGAGGTGAAGTTCCCGACGATCGTGCGGCACTACCTCGCTTGGGTGCACCCCGCGGGCGGGCGCGTGTTCCTGGTGTTCCAGGTGCCCGGCGGCGCGCCCACGGGCATCGTCTTCGACACCAGCGACGGCGCGGATCCCTCCGTCCCGCAGATGTGCGACTGGTGCCACAACAGCGCGCCCGGCACCGGCGTAGGCCTGCTCACCGCGCGCCGCAACGCGAAGAAGAACGTGGGCGTGCACATCTGCTCGGATCTCAGCTGCCGCCAGAAGCTTGAAGAAGACGCCGACCGCCGCGGCGTGAGCGTCCTCCCGATGATGGAGAAGCTCGTGCAGCGCATGGGCCGCTTCGCGAGCGAGGCGCTGCAGATCGATCTCTCCGGCGCCGGCCGCTGA
- a CDS encoding tetratricopeptide repeat protein yields MFSLFRRKPKTQRELVVLGDQARARGKPKKAILHYQAALAVGPDDATIHGKLAPLLAKTQQGDAALMSFKAAADGHLAKGFADRAIAVWTQAAGSFPNQPRIWQELARLQLDRGRRADALKALLDGRLALKRKDERAEAAVLLRQVLELEPGHAEARLDLAQLLGKLGQRDEALALLAPLESSPPALLKRVRKAQFWIAPSLGRLWRWFRA; encoded by the coding sequence GTGTTCTCGCTCTTCCGCCGCAAGCCGAAGACGCAGCGGGAGCTGGTGGTCCTCGGCGACCAGGCGCGCGCCCGCGGCAAGCCGAAGAAGGCCATCCTCCACTATCAAGCGGCGCTCGCGGTCGGCCCCGACGACGCCACCATCCACGGCAAGCTCGCCCCGCTGCTCGCCAAGACGCAGCAGGGCGACGCGGCGCTGATGAGCTTCAAGGCCGCGGCCGACGGGCACCTCGCCAAGGGCTTCGCCGATCGCGCCATCGCCGTGTGGACGCAAGCCGCGGGCTCGTTCCCCAACCAGCCGCGCATCTGGCAGGAGCTCGCGCGCCTGCAGCTCGATCGCGGCCGGCGCGCGGATGCGCTCAAGGCCCTGCTCGACGGCCGCCTTGCCTTGAAGCGCAAGGACGAGCGCGCCGAGGCCGCGGTGCTCTTGCGCCAGGTGCTGGAGCTCGAGCCAGGCCACGCGGAAGCGCGGCTCGATCTCGCACAGCTCCTGGGCAAGCTCGGCCAGCGCGACGAGGCGCTCGCGCTGTTGGCGCCGCTCGAGTCGAGCCCGCCGGCGCTGCTCAAGCGCGTGCGCAAGGCGCAGTTCTGGATTGCACCTTCGCTGGGGCGGCTGTGGCGCTGGTTTCGCGCCTGA
- a CDS encoding glucosidase, with translation MAKPKPPSPAEPTAEHQRLAEDASRERHWKRWGPYLSERQWGTVREDYSESGDTWGSFTHEMARSRVYRWGEDGLLGISDHLCRMCFSIALWNGRDPILKERLFGLTGPEGNHGEDVKECYFYLDSTPTHSYLRGLYKYPQAEFPYAQLIETNRNRGRDEPEFEIEDTGIFNDGRYFDVTAEYAKASPNDVLVRVTVTNRGPDTAELHLLPQLWLRNTWAWGRVGEGYYARGSIEKTGEGLARATHEALGSFRLAAEALDGQAPKLLFTENETNFERLYNGKNRAPFVKDGFHDYVVGGNADAVNPAGEGTKCAAHYRVKLGPGESRTVRLRLTAAGEAKSSAFGREFDDVFKSRIAEADAFYDDCIGDGVDDEAQEVLRQAYAGLLWSKQYFHYDVEAWLEGDPAEPPPPEARQEGRNHEWRHLYNRDVISMPDKWEYPWYAAWDLAFHTVPLCSVDPNFAKDQLVLMLREWYMHPNGQLPAYEFNFSDVNPPVHAWAAWRVYKMTAPRGQRDRTFLARVFNKLLLNFTWWVNRKDTEGKNLFSGGFLGLDNIGVFDRSKPLPTGGRLEQADGTAWMAFYCVTMLSMALELAKTDPAYEDLASKFFEHFVAIADAMNELGGHGLWDEQDGFYYDQISLPNGQLPLKIRSMVGLIPLFAVGVLEQDHISQLPGFTKRMQWFIDNRKDLAKHIAYLETHDHRPGHGGHRLLAIPTRERLVRVLRYLLDENEFLSPYGIRSLSKVHQQKPFELRVDGEEYRVGYVPGESDTGLFGGNSNWRGPIWFPVNFLLVEALEGYHHFYGDALQVEHPTGSGRMMNLKQVADDIAQRLVRLFLPDEKGRRPCHGQDARYSKDPAWKDLILFYEYFHGDNGRGIGASHQTGWTALVTRFIESLANGP, from the coding sequence ATGGCCAAGCCCAAGCCGCCCTCCCCTGCCGAGCCCACCGCCGAGCACCAGCGCCTCGCGGAAGATGCGAGCCGCGAGCGTCACTGGAAGCGCTGGGGGCCGTACCTCTCCGAGCGCCAGTGGGGCACCGTCCGCGAGGACTACTCCGAGAGCGGCGACACCTGGGGCTCGTTCACCCACGAGATGGCGCGCTCGCGCGTCTACCGCTGGGGCGAGGACGGCCTGCTGGGCATCAGCGACCACCTCTGCCGCATGTGCTTCTCCATCGCGCTCTGGAACGGCCGCGATCCCATCTTGAAGGAGCGGCTCTTCGGTCTCACCGGCCCCGAGGGCAACCACGGCGAGGACGTGAAGGAGTGCTACTTCTATCTCGACTCCACACCCACGCATTCATACTTGAGAGGACTTTACAAGTATCCGCAGGCCGAGTTTCCCTACGCGCAGCTCATCGAGACGAACCGCAATCGCGGACGCGATGAGCCCGAGTTCGAGATCGAGGACACCGGCATCTTCAACGATGGGCGCTACTTCGACGTCACCGCCGAGTACGCGAAGGCCTCGCCGAACGATGTCTTGGTGCGCGTGACCGTCACCAACCGCGGGCCCGACACCGCCGAACTGCACCTCCTGCCCCAGCTCTGGCTGCGCAACACCTGGGCCTGGGGACGCGTGGGCGAGGGCTACTACGCACGCGGCAGCATCGAGAAGACCGGCGAAGGCCTGGCGCGCGCGACACACGAGGCGCTGGGGAGCTTCCGGCTCGCGGCCGAGGCGCTCGATGGCCAGGCGCCGAAGCTGCTCTTCACCGAGAACGAGACCAACTTCGAGCGGCTCTACAATGGAAAGAATCGCGCGCCGTTCGTGAAAGACGGCTTTCACGACTACGTGGTCGGCGGAAACGCAGACGCCGTCAACCCTGCCGGCGAAGGCACCAAGTGCGCAGCGCATTACCGCGTGAAGCTCGGTCCCGGCGAGTCGCGGACGGTTCGCTTGCGCCTCACGGCCGCGGGCGAGGCGAAGTCCAGCGCGTTCGGTCGCGAGTTCGACGACGTCTTCAAGAGCCGCATCGCCGAGGCCGACGCGTTCTACGACGACTGCATTGGCGACGGCGTGGATGACGAGGCGCAAGAGGTCCTGCGCCAGGCGTACGCAGGGCTACTGTGGAGTAAACAGTACTTCCACTACGACGTCGAAGCGTGGCTCGAAGGCGATCCGGCCGAGCCTCCACCGCCCGAGGCGCGCCAGGAGGGCCGGAACCACGAGTGGCGGCATCTCTACAACCGCGACGTCATCTCCATGCCCGACAAGTGGGAGTACCCCTGGTACGCGGCGTGGGATCTCGCGTTCCACACGGTGCCGCTGTGCAGCGTCGACCCGAACTTCGCCAAGGACCAGCTCGTGCTCATGCTGCGCGAGTGGTACATGCACCCCAACGGTCAGCTCCCGGCTTATGAATTCAACTTCTCGGATGTGAATCCGCCGGTGCACGCCTGGGCTGCCTGGCGCGTCTACAAGATGACCGCGCCCCGCGGACAGCGCGATCGCACGTTCTTGGCGCGCGTCTTCAACAAGCTCCTCTTGAACTTCACCTGGTGGGTGAACCGCAAGGACACCGAGGGCAAGAACCTCTTCTCCGGCGGCTTCCTCGGGCTCGACAACATCGGCGTCTTCGATCGCTCCAAGCCGCTGCCCACTGGCGGCCGGCTCGAGCAAGCCGACGGCACCGCGTGGATGGCGTTCTATTGCGTGACCATGCTGTCGATGGCGCTGGAGCTCGCGAAGACCGATCCCGCATACGAAGACCTGGCGAGCAAGTTCTTCGAGCACTTCGTGGCGATCGCCGACGCCATGAACGAGCTCGGCGGCCACGGCCTCTGGGACGAGCAGGACGGCTTCTACTACGACCAGATCTCGCTCCCGAACGGCCAGCTCCCGCTCAAGATTCGATCGATGGTCGGGCTCATCCCGCTCTTCGCCGTGGGTGTGCTCGAGCAAGATCACATTTCGCAACTGCCGGGCTTCACCAAGCGGATGCAGTGGTTCATCGACAACCGCAAGGACCTCGCGAAGCACATCGCCTATCTCGAGACTCACGATCACCGGCCGGGCCACGGCGGCCACCGGCTGCTCGCGATTCCCACGCGTGAGCGACTGGTGCGCGTGCTGCGCTACCTGCTCGACGAGAACGAGTTCCTCTCGCCGTACGGCATCCGCTCGCTCTCGAAGGTGCACCAGCAGAAGCCGTTCGAGCTGCGCGTGGATGGCGAGGAGTACCGCGTGGGCTACGTGCCCGGTGAGAGCGACACCGGGCTCTTCGGCGGCAACTCGAACTGGCGCGGGCCGATCTGGTTCCCGGTCAATTTCCTTCTGGTCGAGGCGCTCGAGGGCTACCACCACTTCTACGGCGACGCGCTGCAGGTGGAGCACCCCACGGGCTCGGGCCGGATGATGAACTTGAAGCAAGTGGCCGACGACATCGCCCAGCGATTGGTTCGGCTGTTCTTGCCCGACGAGAAGGGTCGCCGGCCGTGCCACGGCCAGGACGCGCGCTATTCGAAAGACCCGGCCTGGAAGGACTTGATTCTATTTTATGAATACTTCCACGGCGACAATGGCCGCGGGATCGGCGCGAGCCACCAGACCGGCTGGACGGCGCTGGTGACGCGGTTCATCGAGAGCTTGGCCAACGGGCCCTAG